The DNA window CTGCGTCCACCACgtccgcggccgcggccaccgTTCTGGCCTTTAGCACCGGAAGCATCAGCCGCCGTAGTGTCGAGAGTAGCGGGAGTGGCCTGGAGGCCAGTCTCGGTCTCAGCAGGGTCGCGAGGCACCTCCACCCATCCGTCGGTggtggccgaagaagtcATTGAGGTCGGGCCATTGGCATTCCAGGTCGTCTCCGCCACTGGGTTAGCGGCATCCAACACCATGCCCTGGACGGGTGGGGCCGTCTGGTCAGACCGCGCGACTCTGTTGGCACCAACGCTGGTATCCTGGAGTTCAGTGAGGCCTGCATTTGCCAGGGTAGGGTCCGAGATTGGGGCAGCTTGGGCGATGGTCTGTGCAGTGACTGAAGTGGTCTCATCGTCCTCAGGCGAATACTTGGTGGAAGCTACTTTCACATCGTGATCTGCAGAAAAGAGAGTCAGCTAGCAAATCACCAATGAGGGACAATGACTCACAGGTCAGCTCAAGCGCATCGCCCTCAACGGCGAGCAACCTCTCATCCGAGCCATCAATTAGCTTGATCATCGAGTCCACTGCCTCCTGAGAGCCACCATAGACCTGGAAGAGAACAGCCTCGAACGACAGGCTCTCGAGGGAGACCGAGTCGCCAGAGCGGCGGATGTTCGCCGCAGCGCACAGGAACTTGCTCAGGGTAAGCAGACGCTCGCGCAGGGCCTGGTTCGAAGCTTCCGTCGCATCAGCAATCGCGTTCCCACGAACggcgtccagctcctccttgtgggccttctccagcgcggtCTTCTGGCTAGTCAGGCGCTCCTCGTATTGGGCGGCGAACTGCTTGTAGTGGCcgatctgctcctcgatctgggACAAAGTAGCTTGCAGCGCAGGCTTCTTCAGTGCCTGGGCCTTCTGgtcgttgttgatgatcttgttcgcgacgagatcatcgagggACTTGCCCGGGTGTTCGGCGGTGATGGCGTCGACCTTGGAGGTGGCATTCTGTAGTGGAAAAGAAATGCGTCAGTCAGGCTGTGCTTGCTGATGATCGCAGAAACACGTACCAATTTCTTGATCGTGTTGCGGAGGCCCCTGTACGCGAGTGTGGTTAGCTTGCTCGACCTGGGGTTGCCGCAGTCGGACTGGATCATGAGGGGGCCAAGTCTGTGACGCGAGGATCACGTACTTTTGCAGCTCCTTGAGGTAGTTGTTGTCAGTGCCATCAATAGAAGCATCATTACCAGGGCTCTCGGGGTCAGCTttggagatgctggaagCTCGCGAGGCGGGCTGGTTCTTGTCGGAGTGgttgaccttggccttggtggcggaggcgggaGACATGATGGAATGTGGGTGACACAGCCGTCAAAGTTAATCTGGGAGGCTGTACAGAAGGAGGCAAGAGGAAGTCAGAAGTGCCACTCGAGGGAGGCGGGGGAACACCAatgggggaaaggaaagatCGAGGGAAAGGTGCAGGGaagacgcagaagaagagagaaaagcgTCGCGGGAAGTCGCCCGAACCTTTTCCTGATCGGGCGACACCACTAAGTATACGGCTAGACAGAGCACATCTACACAGCACCCAAATCAACAATCGATGGTACATGACTGTTTGAATAATTCGTCCATCCGGGTATCATTATATGGCCAGCCCCATACACCATAAAGCAGAACGTCAAACATAAACACAGCAACTCCCTATAGGCATCAAGCACTATTTGCACCCGTTGTATCACCCTTGGAAATTGCGGAGGGTTTTCTGTATGAACCGACCACCAGTTAGACCTGTATCTTCGTGCGAAGAGTCAATCGCAAGCACTATACGCACCTCTGTAACCTTGCGCACCGAGTTGGCCGAGATGTTCTTCTCCCCGGACTTGCGCGACCGAATCGAGGCTTCGCGCATCAGTCTGCACGCTGGTTAACTGGATTGGATCGCTGGAACGGCCAGCACAGTCGCGAGAATACGGGTAAGGGAAAGGGAATGAGGACTCACTCTTGCATGAACAACATGTAGTCGAGAAAGATCTAGGGGACGACGCGAGTGAGAAGTGCGACAGtagcagaagaagagaggcGCAGCTTACCAGGATATCGGCATTCTTGCTCACATTGCGGTTGGAATGGGCCTTGACAATGCGCTTGACGGTGCCCCGAGGATACAATTTCTGAGTGGCCGCCATGTTGTCTGTTGTTGGGAGTTGGAGAGAGACAGACTCGGGTTTGTTTACGAAGGGTTATGTAAGCACTCTATTCAACGGGGCCAGCTATACAATTATTGAATCACATCTATCGGATCACCGCAATTTTCTCACCAATCGCCAGGCAGAGATAGCTGCTACCGATCCAAGAGCTATGCGCCAGGCCAGGAATACACAGATCGCCGCACGTAGTCGTTTGTAGTACCCGCGCAGCATGATGCCCACCGCGTAGGAGGTCCCGTCTGGCCGATCCGACGGCCCATAGTACCGTCCAACCCCAAGaccgccgatgccgacctCGTTATGGTCGTGTTTGGGATTGAACTCTAGGGCGACGGGCAAAGCGGCTGTCTCACCGTCCAGCGCCGTCTCATTAGGGCGGGTGCCCAATCTCACCTGGAGCGCATTGCGCTTCCGCAGGTTATATGTTAAAATGCTCACAATCAAACGCAAATCAGGCGCCGTGAATGTGGGATACTTCCACAGCTGAACGGCCGTGTGAGGCGGGAGCATATCCAAGAAATCGGCCAAGATGCCGAGAGTCAAGCCCCAGAGCAAAAGGGGGCGGTTCGTGTCGCCCGAGTCGGCTTGGTTGCTCAAAGACCATGTTTTCAGGCGCTGAACAACCGATCCATCTGTATTTTCGTCGGGTACAAACCCTGGGATAGAGCTGCAGTGCACACTCTCTGAGGGAAGGAGTCGAATGGCAGAGAACTGCATCCAGCCCATCACCGAGCGGACCGCAAGGCGGGCCAGAAACCCCCCTTGTCGCGTAAACCGCTGCGACATATCCACATATTCCACGGTACGTAGTGATGGAGACAATAGGGCTCGAAGGGGGATCCAATGGGTCGAAGCTACCTCGGTAGGTTGTAAGCGAAGCGTGGGAGAATCGCTTCGAGTCGTGAGAAAAACAAACGGACAGAGAACCATCAGTCTGGAAAGTATTAGCCACACATGTTGACACCGCAGATAAATCAGACCTACGGTACAGAACCCCAACTGGTAGTCACCACCCGCTCAGGCAGATTGCCCACACTGATGCAGTCCTCCGTTGTCAGATCCAACCCAATTTCCTCCGCGGCCTCCCTAACTGCCGCATCGCAGTCACTCGCATCCTCCGGATCTCGTTTCCCACCGGGCAAGGCAACATGACCCGTCCACCGATCCCCGACCCGCGAAGCGCGCTTTATGAACAGAACCTCGGGATCGCCATGCTGAACCCACGATTGCGCGAAGAAGTTTTCCAGTCGCTGGTCGACAGCCAGAGAAGGGTCTTGTGTGGGAGTCGCTGTCGAGCTGGGCCAGTGGTCAAAGGTCGGCCGTACTCGGAGGATCAAGGCGACGGAAGCGCGCTTCGCGCAACCCGGTGGATTTGGAACATGAGGATATGGCCGGCGATGAAGGTCCTTCAGCACGCCATGGAGGGATTGGGACAGTACCATGTCAGGGTGAGCAGAGTCCATCTATACAAAATCGCCGTTATACATCTCTCGATCGAATGGATGGACGACTGCAGTAACCGCGGCGGATGGACCGAGGTAGATGTTTGTCGTGTTTGCAACGGAACCGGGCCGAGTTGGGTTGTTGGTATCCTTGGTGGGCCATCCTTTATCCGGCGAGCTCGACTCGAGTGTGATTGGCTGCAGTCCCGCTGTCGCAAGGACCAAGCATTGGCGCACGTTGCAGCGGAAACACGTGACCCCCACTCTGGGAGAAATTGGCCGACGAGTTTATTTCTTTTCACCGGGTCATTCGTCTTCTCGACCGTGTGAGACACTGTCTGGGGCTCTGTCTCGACTATTCAAACATCCCTATAGCTGCAGCCCACTCCCTTTCTACatcttccctctctccttcacctggCAGGGTGTACGACGTAACTGCGGGGAACCTGCACGAGCTAGCACTTCACTGCTGAGCAACGATGCGGTTCGGGAAAACACTACGCAACGCGGTGTACCCTCCCTGGAAAGGGAGGTACATTGACTACACCAAGCTCAAGACGCTCTTGCGGGAGCATGATGTCACCAATGAGGACGCCAGTGACTCGGAGGAAAGCCAGTGGACGgagcaggacgaggagaagtTCGTCCAGGAATTGATCAATGTGCAGCTGGATAAGGTCAATGCCTTTCAATCCGAGACGTCGAAGCAGCTCCGGGAACGCACCTCCGCCTGCGAGCTCAAGCTGCGACCGTTGGCTCCCGACGCGGAACAAGAGGGCCTCGACGAGCAAAAGAAGAGGACCATTGCCTCGGAGGTTCTGCATGATCTGGACGGGATCACACAAGAAGTCAacgagctggagaagtacAGTCGCATCAATTTCACCGGCTTTCTCAAAGCGGCCAAGAAGCATGACCGCAAGCGCGGGGCTCGGTACCGCGTGAAGCCCTTGCTTCAGGTGCGTCTGTCGCAACTGCCATTCAACTCGGAAGACTACTCGCCGCTTCTGCACCGACTGTCGGTGATGTACTCCTTTGTGCGGGAGACCCTGAGCCAGGCCCCCGTCCAGCGGGATCTTGCGGACCGTGTCTTCGGCCAGGACTCCTACTCGTCCTACAAATTCTGGGTTCACGAAGACAACATCTTGGAGGTGAAGACATTCATTCTCCGTCGACTTCCTGTCCTAATCTACAACCCCGGGACGTCCAAAGATCTGGACACCCTTGCGGAGGACCCAACCATCACCTCGCTTTACTTCGACAATCCTCATTTCGACCTCTACAAACAAAAGGTCGATCGTGCGCCCGAAGCAGGGTCTCTGCGATTACGCTGGACTGGTCAGCTAAAAGACAAGCCTACCATTttcctggagaagaagaccgtcaccgacgacgatggcagCCGGGAGGTGAAGGTGCAGCTGAAAGAAAAACATGTTAAGGAGTTCCTGGAAGGCGAATACCGACTTGACAAGAAGGTTCATCGGATGGAGGACATGGGAAATGGCGAGTCAGCCCAGGCCGAGGCCTTGAAGAGCAACGTGGAGGAGCTTCAGTCGTTCATCAAGGAAAATGATCTGCAGCCTATGCTCCGGGCCAACTACACACGCACCGCGTTCCAGATTCCAGGAGACGATCGAATTCGCATTTCTCTGGATACCGGCCTGGCCTTGATCCGCGAGGATTCGCTCGACAGTGAGCGTCCATGCCGTGATCCAGCCGACTGGCACCGTGCCGATCTGGACGACGCCAGCATGAGCTACCCGTTCAGTACCATCAGGACTGGAGAAATTGTTCGCTTCCCCCATGCTTTGCTCG is part of the Penicillium psychrofluorescens genome assembly, chromosome: 4 genome and encodes:
- a CDS encoding uncharacterized protein (ID:PFLUO_006580-T1.cds;~source:funannotate); amino-acid sequence: MAATQKLYPRGTVKRIVKAHSNRNVSKNADILIFLDYMLFMQELMREASIRSRKSGEKNISANSVRKVTEVRIVLAIDSSHEDTGLTGGRFIQKTLRNFQG
- a CDS encoding uncharacterized protein (ID:PFLUO_006579-T1.cds;~source:funannotate): MSPASATKAKVNHSDKNQPASRASSISKADPESPGNDASIDGTDNNYLKELQKGLRNTIKKLNATSKVDAITAEHPGKSLDDLVANKIINNDQKAQALKKPALQATLSQIEEQIGHYKQFAAQYEERLTSQKTALEKAHKEELDAVRGNAIADATEASNQALRERLLTLSKFLCAAANIRRSGDSVSLESLSFEAVLFQVYGGSQEAVDSMIKLIDGSDERLLAVEGDALELTYHDVKVASTKYSPEDDETTSVTAQTIAQAAPISDPTLANAGLTELQDTSVGANRVARSDQTAPPVQGMVLDAANPVAETTWNANGPTSMTSSATTDGWVEVPRDPAETETGLQATPATLDTTAADASGAKGQNGGRGRGRGGRSRGEGYRGRGRGEGRGRGEGRGRGRGGRGRGRGGANDSNGTTPAAETPSTNGFGPDGW
- a CDS encoding uncharacterized protein (ID:PFLUO_006582-T1.cds;~source:funannotate) gives rise to the protein MRFGKTLRNAVYPPWKGRYIDYTKLKTLLREHDVTNEDASDSEESQWTEQDEEKFVQELINVQLDKVNAFQSETSKQLRERTSACELKLRPLAPDAEQEGLDEQKKRTIASEVLHDLDGITQEVNELEKYSRINFTGFLKAAKKHDRKRGARYRVKPLLQVRLSQLPFNSEDYSPLLHRLSVMYSFVRETLSQAPVQRDLADRVFGQDSYSSYKFWVHEDNILEVKTFILRRLPVLIYNPGTSKDLDTLAEDPTITSLYFDNPHFDLYKQKVDRAPEAGSLRLRWTGQLKDKPTIFLEKKTVTDDDGSREVKVQLKEKHVKEFLEGEYRLDKKVHRMEDMGNGESAQAEALKSNVEELQSFIKENDLQPMLRANYTRTAFQIPGDDRIRISLDTGLALIREDSLDSERPCRDPADWHRADLDDASMSYPFSTIRTGEIVRFPHALLEIKLRGKAHNAEWINDLMVSHLVKDAPRFSKFVHGVAQLFEDHVNSFPFWLGELENDIHRDPETAFHEEQERLARRAEDDMAVGSFLGTGSPASRPLIGSPFQRYADGGSPSTVRRPSRPADPRTLPSRPSIPELRLREPEEPAKPAEDPGKLSRFTSMLPSFGGTRHAGREAVALPPGVRHPGTWIKDSGPVRVETKVWLANQRTFIKWLHISILLSSLSLGLYNAAGKHNKVAQALAVVYTFFALFAAAWGWFMYVKRARLISQRSGKDLDNMFGPIVVCIGLAVALVLNFVFKYSSMLEQNRGHRPPLGGPVHSNSSNLFDGDSSALRRLLFNQAEQQILQ
- a CDS encoding uncharacterized protein (ID:PFLUO_006581-T1.cds;~source:funannotate) gives rise to the protein MVLSQSLHGVLKDLHRRPYPHVPNPPGCAKRASVALILRVRPTFDHWPSSTATPTQDPSLAVDQRLENFFAQSWVQHGDPEVLFIKRASRVGDRWTGHVALPGGKRDPEDASDCDAAVREAAEEIGLDLTTEDCISVGNLPERVVTTSWGSVPLMVLCPFVFLTTRSDSPTLRLQPTEVASTHWIPLRALLSPSLRTVEYVDMSQRFTRQGGFLARLAVRSVMGWMQFSAIRLLPSESVHCSSIPGFVPDENTDGSVVQRLKTWSLSNQADSGDTNRPLLLWGLTLGILADFLDMLPPHTAVQLWKYPTFTAPDLRLIVSILTYNLRKRNALQVRLGTRPNETALDGETAALPVALEFNPKHDHNEVGIGGLGVGRYYGPSDRPDGTSYAVGIMLRGYYKRLRAAICVFLAWRIALGSVAAISAWRLVRKLR